One Roseimicrobium gellanilyticum DNA window includes the following coding sequences:
- a CDS encoding YcbK family protein, producing the protein MVKSLFGALAGGTLAFGQTSWLFGKEATGTKTGTSKPGEGHEEKDSTPTSTELDKMGKEYETFLAGLGLIFIKPVEVLMPHYKVRGKVKNSLPPRELWTKMPPTLKVADKLRQQLGVPLKAVISAYRSPAYNAACTGAATQSQHMLNVALDLHFDCAPSKVVQAAETLRSQGFFKGGIGRYPGFTHIDTRGKNADWQG; encoded by the coding sequence ATGGTGAAATCGCTCTTCGGAGCACTCGCAGGAGGAACCCTCGCCTTTGGCCAGACTTCCTGGCTCTTCGGTAAGGAGGCCACCGGTACCAAGACTGGAACCAGCAAGCCTGGAGAAGGTCATGAAGAAAAAGACAGCACCCCGACGTCCACCGAACTGGACAAGATGGGCAAGGAATATGAGACCTTCCTCGCGGGGCTCGGCCTCATCTTTATCAAGCCTGTTGAGGTGCTCATGCCCCACTACAAGGTGCGCGGCAAGGTGAAGAACTCCCTTCCACCCCGTGAGCTCTGGACCAAAATGCCTCCGACGCTCAAGGTCGCGGACAAGCTTCGCCAGCAGCTTGGCGTGCCTCTGAAGGCCGTGATCAGTGCCTACCGCAGTCCCGCATACAATGCGGCCTGCACGGGTGCCGCGACGCAGTCCCAGCACATGCTGAACGTAGCGCTGGATCTGCACTTTGACTGTGCTCCCTCCAAGGTCGTGCAGGCTGCGGAAACACTCCGCTCCCAAGGCTTTTTCAAAGGCGGCATCGGGCGCTATCCGGGCTTCACACACATCGATACCCGCGGCAAGAACGCGGACTGGCAGGGCTGA
- a CDS encoding DEAD/DEAH box helicase, whose product MPFRALGLDARIIKAISDAGYTEPTPIQSAAIPEVLAGHDVIGIAQTGTGKTAAFTLPLLSRIAAYAPANQSPARGIKTLILAPTRELAVQIEENVKGYAKYLSLRVATVFGGVGERPQIEALRTGAHIIIATPGRLQDLMRQRHGDFRGLQHLVLDEADRMLDMGFLPTMRQIIKELPPKRQTLLFSATLSKEIETLTHEFQYRPKQVQIGRRSNPAETVTQYVYEVPKHLKPGLLLHLLKDPSFNMVLVFSKMKHAADRLARFLEGKGIKTATLHANRSQNQRLRALADFKSGAARVLVATDIAARGIDVDGISHVVNYDFPMHAEDYVHRIGRTGRAQAIGDALSFVTSEDQSALRSLERFIGRGLLRKKAEGFDYSAQPSAAAQPEAREREQKPKVLHNYSRRRGPSSGDGGARSSQGGSRSGGGGGGGGRHRDGGGRNSGSGQRGRDRR is encoded by the coding sequence ATGCCATTCCGTGCCCTGGGCCTCGACGCCCGTATCATCAAAGCCATCAGCGACGCCGGCTACACCGAGCCCACGCCCATCCAATCCGCAGCCATCCCGGAGGTACTCGCCGGTCATGACGTCATTGGCATTGCCCAAACGGGCACCGGCAAGACGGCCGCCTTCACCCTGCCACTGCTTTCGAGAATCGCGGCCTACGCTCCTGCCAATCAGAGCCCGGCCCGGGGTATCAAGACGCTCATCCTCGCTCCCACACGCGAGCTCGCCGTGCAGATTGAGGAGAACGTGAAGGGCTACGCCAAGTATCTGTCCCTGCGTGTGGCCACCGTCTTCGGCGGTGTGGGCGAGCGCCCCCAGATCGAAGCCTTGCGCACCGGTGCGCACATCATCATTGCCACTCCGGGACGTTTGCAGGACCTCATGAGGCAGCGTCATGGAGACTTCCGCGGCCTGCAGCACCTGGTGCTCGACGAGGCCGACCGCATGCTGGACATGGGCTTCCTGCCGACCATGCGCCAGATTATCAAGGAACTCCCGCCCAAGAGGCAGACCCTGCTCTTCTCCGCCACGCTTTCCAAGGAAATCGAAACTCTCACCCACGAGTTCCAATACCGTCCGAAGCAGGTGCAAATCGGACGCCGCTCCAATCCCGCCGAAACAGTCACCCAGTACGTGTATGAGGTGCCGAAACACCTGAAGCCCGGCCTGCTGCTGCATTTGCTGAAAGATCCCAGCTTCAACATGGTGCTGGTCTTCAGCAAAATGAAGCACGCCGCCGACCGTCTCGCCCGCTTCCTGGAAGGCAAGGGCATCAAGACGGCAACGCTGCACGCGAACCGCTCCCAGAACCAGCGCCTGCGCGCGCTGGCAGACTTCAAGAGTGGTGCTGCACGAGTCCTGGTTGCGACGGACATCGCAGCGCGCGGCATCGACGTGGATGGCATTTCGCACGTGGTGAACTACGACTTCCCCATGCATGCGGAAGACTACGTGCACCGCATTGGTCGCACGGGACGCGCACAGGCCATCGGTGATGCACTGAGCTTCGTCACCTCTGAAGACCAGTCTGCGCTGCGTTCGCTGGAGCGTTTCATTGGACGGGGTCTGCTGAGGAAGAAAGCAGAAGGCTTCGACTACAGTGCACAGCCTTCCGCTGCAGCACAGCCAGAAGCTCGGGAGCGTGAGCAGAAACCAAAGGTTCTTCACAACTACAGTCGGCGCCGGGGTCCCTCATCGGGCGACGGTGGTGCCAGGAGCAGCCAAGGTGGAAGCCGAAGTGGTGGCGGTGGCGGTGGTGGTGGAAGACATCGCGACGGAGGTGGCCGAAACTCAGGCTCCGGTCAGCGTGGCCGGGATCGTCGATAA
- a CDS encoding YcbK family protein, whose translation MSKKASTPTAHPSPRLPDESVARRLVVKGLVGTALGGALGYFGYPWIAGNRQKEFAAAMQRVWDNIKEHPSVRRRREVAEHPARTVPIVLDADGRDYETFLTALHLRHITPMEVIRPHFKMRGTVANCLPPREIWPNIATTLRVADEVRHQLGARLDAIVSAYRCPAYNAACPGAARSSFHMQNFALDLVYDCPPAQVVKAAEALRLKGFFKGGIGRYAGFTHIDARGTNADW comes from the coding sequence ATGTCGAAGAAAGCGTCCACTCCGACAGCTCACCCGTCTCCGCGTTTGCCGGATGAAAGCGTGGCGAGACGACTGGTGGTAAAAGGCCTGGTGGGGACGGCGTTGGGTGGGGCTCTCGGATACTTTGGCTACCCATGGATTGCCGGGAATCGCCAAAAGGAATTTGCGGCGGCCATGCAGCGCGTTTGGGACAACATCAAAGAGCACCCCAGCGTGCGCCGGCGACGGGAGGTGGCGGAACACCCTGCCCGGACAGTCCCCATCGTACTAGATGCCGATGGCCGCGACTATGAGACCTTTTTGACCGCGCTGCATCTGCGGCATATCACCCCCATGGAGGTGATTCGACCTCACTTCAAGATGCGTGGCACCGTGGCAAATTGCCTGCCACCACGGGAGATCTGGCCCAACATCGCCACAACACTGAGGGTTGCGGATGAAGTACGGCATCAGCTTGGCGCCCGCCTGGACGCCATCGTGAGCGCGTATCGCTGCCCGGCATACAATGCCGCCTGTCCTGGTGCAGCGCGTTCATCGTTCCACATGCAGAACTTTGCACTCGACCTCGTCTATGATTGCCCGCCCGCTCAGGTGGTGAAGGCAGCCGAGGCGCTTCGATTGAAGGGCTTCTTCAAGGGTGGCATCGGGCGATATGCAGGATTCACGCATATCGATGCTCGAGGCACGAATGCAGACTGGTGA
- a CDS encoding Fe2+-dependent dioxygenase, with protein sequence MLIRIPDVLNAEQVAHARQVLDQAEWTDGRVTAGHQSAKTKDNMQIPEGHPAAKELGGMILDALSRNPLFLSSALPLKIFPPLFNRYTGGQSFGTHVDNAIRQVPGTPLRIRTDLSATLFFAGPEEYDGGELCIEDMYGVQRVKLPAGHMVLYPATSLHHVTPVTRGARICSFFWLQSMIRDDMQRSLLFDLDLAIQRLGRDLPGNDVVEKTNVQLTGVYHNLIRQWAEM encoded by the coding sequence ATGCTGATCCGCATCCCTGACGTTCTAAACGCAGAACAAGTCGCGCACGCGCGGCAGGTGCTGGACCAGGCAGAGTGGACTGATGGCCGGGTAACCGCCGGTCATCAGTCTGCCAAGACCAAGGACAACATGCAGATTCCTGAGGGGCATCCCGCCGCGAAGGAACTGGGTGGCATGATCCTGGATGCCTTGAGCCGCAACCCCCTCTTCCTGTCTTCGGCGCTTCCGCTGAAGATTTTCCCCCCTTTGTTCAATCGCTACACCGGAGGCCAGTCCTTCGGCACGCATGTGGACAATGCCATCCGCCAGGTGCCGGGCACCCCGCTGCGCATTCGCACGGACTTGTCCGCCACCCTCTTCTTCGCAGGTCCCGAAGAATATGACGGTGGTGAGCTGTGCATCGAAGACATGTACGGCGTGCAGCGCGTGAAGCTGCCTGCTGGTCACATGGTGCTCTATCCCGCGACCAGCCTGCATCACGTGACCCCTGTCACGCGTGGCGCGCGCATCTGCTCCTTCTTCTGGCTGCAGAGCATGATCCGCGACGACATGCAGCGTTCGCTGCTGTTCGACCTCGACCTCGCCATCCAGCGTCTGGGCCGTGACCTTCCAGGCAATGATGTGGTGGAGAAGACGAACGTGCAGCTCACGGGCGTATATCACAACTTGATCCGCCAGTGGGCGGAGATGTAA
- a CDS encoding phosphatase PAP2 family protein produces MKKVTLFQQVRDYLAKQGLLEMGMLLAVLGLVGSIWAFSEVADEVMDAETDHFDAVILRAFRVPGDLNTGIGPKWMPTVVGDLTALGGAAVLTLIVLIVLAFLLLRRKWGSAVLVLCASLGGALISTTLKGLFQRARPSVVPHLTEVTSMSFPSGHSMLSAVIYLTLGALLARTTKDRKVKAFFLFTALFITVMVGTTRVYLGVHFPTDVLAGWCAGTTWALLCVIIARWLQKKRVVEPPGESATPADG; encoded by the coding sequence ATGAAGAAGGTCACGCTTTTTCAACAAGTCCGGGACTATCTGGCGAAGCAGGGACTGCTGGAAATGGGCATGCTGCTCGCAGTGCTCGGGCTGGTGGGCAGTATCTGGGCGTTCTCCGAGGTCGCGGACGAGGTGATGGACGCGGAGACGGACCACTTCGATGCAGTCATCCTCCGTGCCTTTCGCGTACCCGGGGACCTTAACACCGGCATTGGCCCGAAATGGATGCCTACTGTGGTGGGAGATCTCACCGCTCTGGGTGGCGCTGCGGTTCTTACATTGATAGTCCTCATTGTGCTCGCGTTCCTGCTGCTGAGGAGAAAATGGGGCTCTGCCGTGCTGGTGCTGTGCGCCTCTCTAGGTGGCGCGCTCATCAGCACCACGCTAAAGGGTCTCTTCCAACGCGCGCGCCCCTCTGTGGTCCCGCACCTCACAGAGGTCACCAGCATGAGTTTTCCCAGCGGGCATTCCATGCTCTCCGCGGTGATCTATCTCACTTTGGGAGCCTTGCTCGCACGCACGACCAAGGATCGCAAAGTGAAGGCCTTCTTCCTTTTCACGGCCCTTTTCATCACGGTAATGGTGGGCACCACGCGAGTCTACCTGGGCGTTCACTTCCCCACGGATGTGCTGGCAGGCTGGTGCGCTGGGACCACGTGGGCGCTGCTTTGCGTCATCATCGCCCGCTGGCTTCAGAAGAAACGTGTGGTGGAGCCGCCGGGAGAGTCCGCCACACCCGCGGATGGCTGA
- a CDS encoding TonB-dependent receptor — MKRRSSRSKSSVRSHATEGLAVTTTLLCAAGNLAAQTAPAPAAPAASTTLPPVIVEGSQDKVYKPERVESPKIQGPLRDVPQTITVIPEAVIKEQNATSLRDVLRNVPGISIQAGEGGGGPAGDNLSIRGFNAKTDIFVDNVRDFGGYTRDPFNFEQVEVFKGPSSSNAGRGSTGGSINLVSKSAQLQPFYAADVGGGTDNYFRATLDINQPLWTNQTPGTPAPAPVSGKGVVNVSGKGAKSVAPVAPGPETGAALRLNGLYHHADIPGRDYVEDERWGVAGSLVFGLGTDTRLTLNYFHLEQDNQPDYGIPWVPDTVTSLSKYANKAAPVPFHNYYGLTDRDYEEISTDIGTAIFEHDFSETLKFRSLFRVGRTTRDSVISAPRFAGTGTTLNHQFQSRDQEDTIYSNQTDIVADFETGALRHTLTAGFELTREESENRARATDTVPQSDLFHPNPTQNWTGRIFHTGAYSAADVDSAALYLFDKVAIGDHWEINGGLRWDYLETEFTDGHADGGSDTYNRDDSLLSWRAALVYKPVEIGSIYFAYGTSFNPATELLTSSSASAVVNQFNTDPEENRSYELGTKWDLLDEKLSITASLFRTEKTNARTADPADPTAFELSGEQVVQGFEIGLAGQITDNWRVFAGYTYLDSEIEASKNPLEVGNNVPNTPENSFSLWTVYDLPYGFQIGGGAQYVGSRYNNNLNQREAPDYWTFDAMLGYQVNENIAIRLNVYNLADEDYIDRVGGGHFVPGPGRSAVISLNVKF; from the coding sequence ATGAAGAGACGCAGCTCCCGCAGCAAGTCCTCCGTTCGCAGCCATGCGACCGAGGGCCTTGCCGTTACTACGACGCTCCTTTGCGCTGCCGGCAATCTCGCCGCGCAGACCGCTCCCGCTCCCGCAGCTCCCGCTGCCAGCACCACGCTTCCCCCGGTGATCGTGGAAGGCTCGCAGGACAAGGTTTACAAGCCCGAGCGTGTCGAGTCCCCCAAGATTCAGGGACCCCTTCGCGACGTTCCCCAGACCATCACCGTCATCCCGGAAGCGGTCATCAAGGAACAGAACGCGACCTCTCTCCGCGACGTGCTTCGCAACGTGCCTGGTATCTCCATCCAGGCGGGTGAAGGTGGCGGCGGTCCTGCTGGTGACAACCTTTCCATCCGTGGCTTCAACGCCAAGACCGACATCTTCGTGGACAACGTCCGCGACTTCGGTGGCTACACCCGTGACCCCTTCAACTTTGAGCAGGTGGAAGTCTTCAAGGGACCTTCCTCCTCGAACGCTGGCCGTGGATCCACCGGTGGTTCCATCAACCTCGTCTCCAAGTCCGCGCAGCTGCAGCCCTTCTACGCAGCAGACGTGGGCGGCGGCACGGATAACTACTTCCGCGCCACGCTGGACATCAACCAGCCTCTCTGGACCAACCAGACCCCTGGCACGCCTGCTCCCGCTCCCGTGTCCGGCAAGGGTGTGGTGAACGTCTCCGGCAAGGGTGCGAAGTCCGTGGCTCCTGTGGCTCCTGGCCCGGAAACCGGCGCTGCGCTGCGCCTGAATGGCCTCTACCATCACGCAGACATCCCCGGCCGTGACTACGTGGAAGATGAACGCTGGGGCGTCGCTGGCTCCCTCGTCTTCGGTCTTGGTACGGACACCCGTCTTACCCTGAACTATTTCCACCTCGAGCAGGACAACCAGCCTGACTACGGCATCCCGTGGGTGCCAGACACTGTCACCAGCCTGAGCAAGTATGCGAACAAGGCCGCTCCCGTGCCGTTCCACAACTACTACGGCCTGACGGACCGCGACTACGAAGAAATCAGCACGGATATCGGCACCGCCATCTTCGAGCATGACTTCTCGGAGACGCTCAAGTTCCGCAGCCTGTTCCGCGTGGGCCGCACGACTCGTGACTCCGTGATCTCCGCGCCGCGCTTCGCCGGCACGGGCACCACGCTGAACCATCAGTTCCAATCCCGCGACCAGGAAGACACCATCTACTCGAACCAGACCGACATCGTCGCGGACTTCGAGACGGGTGCCCTCAGGCACACCCTGACCGCCGGCTTCGAGCTGACGCGTGAAGAATCCGAGAACCGCGCTCGCGCCACGGACACCGTGCCGCAGTCCGATCTCTTCCACCCGAACCCGACCCAGAACTGGACCGGCCGCATTTTCCACACGGGCGCCTACTCGGCTGCTGACGTGGACTCCGCTGCCCTCTACCTGTTCGACAAAGTCGCGATCGGTGACCACTGGGAAATCAACGGCGGTCTCCGCTGGGACTACCTCGAAACCGAATTCACTGACGGCCATGCTGATGGCGGTTCGGACACCTACAATCGTGATGACAGCCTGCTGAGCTGGCGCGCCGCCCTGGTTTACAAGCCAGTGGAAATCGGCAGCATCTACTTCGCGTATGGCACCTCGTTCAACCCGGCCACCGAACTGCTCACCAGCAGTTCCGCCTCGGCCGTCGTGAACCAGTTCAACACCGATCCGGAAGAAAACCGCAGCTACGAGCTGGGCACCAAGTGGGACCTTCTCGATGAGAAGCTCTCCATCACGGCGTCCCTTTTCCGCACGGAAAAGACCAATGCCCGTACCGCGGATCCCGCTGACCCCACCGCCTTTGAACTCTCGGGCGAGCAGGTCGTGCAGGGCTTCGAAATCGGTCTTGCCGGTCAGATCACGGACAACTGGCGCGTCTTCGCTGGCTACACCTATCTCGACAGCGAGATCGAAGCCTCGAAGAACCCGCTGGAAGTTGGCAACAACGTGCCCAACACCCCTGAGAACTCCTTCAGCCTCTGGACGGTCTATGACCTGCCTTACGGCTTCCAGATCGGTGGGGGCGCACAGTACGTGGGCAGCCGCTACAACAACAACCTGAACCAGCGTGAAGCTCCGGATTACTGGACCTTCGACGCGATGCTGGGCTACCAGGTGAACGAAAACATCGCCATCCGTCTGAACGTGTACAACCTCGCCGACGAGGACTACATCGATCGCGTGGGTGGTGGTCACTTCGTCCCCGGACCTGGTCGTTCGGCGGTGATTTCGCTCAACGTGAAGTTCTAA
- a CDS encoding PepSY-associated TM helix domain-containing protein: MLRVLRSLFFWSHLVAGVVAGLIILVMAVTGVIMTYERQILEWADGYHVTATQKASGISMEQLLGRMGERAKDGPAPSGVMILSEESSAVAVNLGREKQIYVHPESGDLLGEGNPGLRGFFKFVLGLHRWLAAQGDYKDIGGNITKAANVAFLLLMLTGVYLWWPKHWTWRAFHMRSTMNFRIHGKARHWNWHHALGFWGILPLSIIALTGLIMSYGWANNLLYSITGTEAPPPRQAPPGGGKGGGAPPKPNPEQWKGLDAAWKLAEAKVPGWESIQIKLPEKPGASAAFTISTSHRGRPDLKSTLTIDLKTGAESSYETFADYNTGRKLRLWSRWVHTGEAGGWIGQTLAGLASLAAALLVWTGLALTWKRFFKKKQA, translated from the coding sequence ATGCTTCGCGTCCTTCGCAGCCTGTTCTTCTGGTCGCACCTCGTGGCCGGCGTTGTTGCCGGACTGATCATCCTCGTGATGGCAGTCACGGGTGTGATCATGACTTATGAACGACAGATCCTGGAGTGGGCGGATGGATACCATGTCACCGCCACACAGAAAGCGAGTGGCATTTCAATGGAGCAACTTTTGGGCCGCATGGGCGAACGTGCCAAGGATGGCCCGGCGCCCTCTGGCGTGATGATCCTCTCGGAGGAAAGCTCCGCTGTGGCCGTGAATCTCGGCCGTGAGAAACAAATCTACGTGCATCCCGAAAGCGGCGACCTGCTGGGCGAGGGGAATCCCGGCCTGCGTGGCTTTTTCAAGTTCGTACTCGGCCTGCATCGCTGGCTCGCCGCGCAGGGCGACTACAAGGACATCGGTGGCAACATCACCAAGGCTGCGAACGTGGCTTTCCTGCTTCTGATGCTCACCGGTGTCTATCTCTGGTGGCCCAAGCACTGGACATGGCGCGCCTTTCACATGCGCTCCACCATGAACTTCAGGATTCATGGCAAGGCCCGTCATTGGAACTGGCACCACGCCCTTGGCTTCTGGGGTATCCTCCCGCTTTCCATCATTGCGCTCACCGGACTCATCATGTCCTACGGCTGGGCAAACAATCTTCTCTATTCAATCACCGGTACTGAAGCGCCTCCGCCGCGCCAGGCACCTCCCGGTGGTGGCAAGGGAGGTGGCGCACCACCCAAGCCGAATCCGGAGCAGTGGAAAGGTCTCGATGCGGCTTGGAAACTCGCGGAAGCCAAGGTGCCCGGATGGGAGAGCATCCAGATAAAACTTCCCGAGAAGCCCGGTGCTTCCGCTGCCTTCACCATTTCCACTTCGCATCGCGGACGCCCCGATCTGAAATCCACGCTCACTATCGATCTCAAGACCGGCGCAGAGTCTTCCTATGAAACTTTTGCGGACTACAACACGGGCCGCAAGCTGCGCCTGTGGTCACGCTGGGTGCACACCGGTGAAGCCGGCGGCTGGATTGGGCAAACGCTCGCAGGCCTCGCTTCACTCGCTGCCGCTCTCCTCGTGTGGACCGGTCTGGCTCTCACGTGGAAGCGCTTCTTCAAGAAGAAGCAGGCGTAG